In Mycoavidus cysteinexigens, a genomic segment contains:
- the yidD gene encoding membrane protein insertion efficiency factor YidD — MQKILLMLLRCYKLMLSPYLGNRCRFMPSCSDYAREAIQYYGAARGSYLAFKRVCRCHPFAAGGIDSPLPLNLSGADAAPQYQDETKSNGY, encoded by the coding sequence ATGCAAAAAATACTGCTTATGTTGCTGCGTTGCTATAAATTGATGCTCAGTCCATACCTTGGCAATCGCTGCCGTTTTATGCCATCTTGCTCAGATTACGCGCGCGAGGCTATCCAATATTATGGTGCGGCGCGTGGCAGTTATCTTGCCTTCAAAAGAGTGTGTCGTTGCCATCCGTTTGCAGCAGGCGGCATAGATTCGCCGCTACCGCTCAATCTTTCAGGCGCAGACGCCGCCCCCCAGTATCAAGACGAGACAAAATCAAATGGATATTAA
- the rnpA gene encoding ribonuclease P protein component gives MRAADVGFPRAARLLKPDEFSSVFRERPWGRSRHFVLYGRRTGQAARLGLVIGRKYASRAVSRNLIKRIAREIFRHQRAECYGWDILLRLHVKLDRKIWRSASSEALKAVCSNELETLFSEAICSRIKRST, from the coding sequence TTGCGGGCCGCAGACGTCGGCTTTCCGAGAGCCGCGCGACTCTTAAAACCGGATGAATTTTCATCGGTTTTCCGCGAGCGCCCTTGGGGGCGCAGCCGGCATTTTGTATTATATGGACGACGCACGGGCCAAGCAGCACGGTTGGGCTTGGTGATTGGGCGCAAGTATGCGTCGCGTGCGGTCAGCCGTAATTTAATTAAACGCATTGCCCGTGAAATATTTCGCCATCAGCGCGCTGAGTGCTATGGGTGGGATATTTTGTTACGGTTACATGTCAAATTGGACCGGAAAATATGGCGCAGCGCTTCATCCGAGGCGCTTAAAGCCGTATGCAGTAACGAGCTTGAAACATTATTCAGCGAGGCTATCTGTAGCCGCATCAAACGCTCGACATGA
- the yidC gene encoding membrane protein insertase YidC → MDIKRNILWVILVISLVMLFDNWQRYNGRPASFFPDPVPVQTVNQGTPDPSLTTSSLLGTAAAPDTQVAVNGEKIHIKTDVYEAEINTQGGTLSKLSLTRHADRQQDNHYVSLFDETPSHVYLARTGLIGGGFPNHNDIFRVTPGPRELTSSANTLEVRLESPVKNGVKFVKRYTFTRGSYVIGVQHEIVNAGSVPVQPVLYMELVRDSAPVETPRFSYTYIGPVVYTSQQNFQKVGFSDIDKNKASYVRQADNGWVAMVQHHFASAWLLPQGVMRDIYIQKVDSSLYRVGTKQAVQTLMPGQAVQVPARLFAGPEEERMLENIAPGLELVKDYGWVTIIAKPLFWLLEKIHNLLGNWGWSIVALTLLIKAVFFPLSAASYRSMARMKEISPRMQALRERFKSEPQKMNAALMELYKTEKVNPLGGCLPVVIQIPVFISLYWVLLSSVEMRGAPWIGWIHDLSQQDPYFILPILMALSMFVQTRLNPTPPDPLQAKMMMFMPLAFSVMFFFFPAGLVLYYVVNNVLSILQQWYITKRVAR, encoded by the coding sequence ATGGATATTAAACGCAATATTTTGTGGGTTATTTTAGTGATTTCACTGGTGATGCTGTTTGATAATTGGCAGCGTTACAATGGGCGTCCCGCGAGTTTCTTTCCTGATCCTGTGCCGGTGCAGACCGTGAACCAAGGCACGCCTGATCCATCGCTTACGACTTCCTCATTGCTGGGTACAGCGGCGGCTCCGGATACCCAGGTGGCGGTGAATGGCGAAAAAATCCATATAAAAACAGATGTTTATGAAGCAGAGATTAATACGCAAGGCGGTACATTGTCTAAATTGTCGTTGACTCGGCACGCGGATAGACAACAAGATAATCACTACGTTAGCCTCTTTGACGAGACTCCCAGTCATGTTTATTTAGCCCGTACGGGTCTGATTGGTGGCGGTTTCCCGAACCATAATGATATTTTTCGCGTCACGCCTGGTCCACGTGAGCTGACGAGCAGCGCAAATACGCTTGAGGTTCGCCTCGAATCTCCGGTGAAAAATGGTGTTAAGTTTGTAAAGCGTTACACTTTCACGCGCGGCAGTTACGTGATTGGCGTTCAGCATGAAATCGTTAATGCCGGTTCAGTGCCGGTGCAGCCTGTGCTGTATATGGAATTGGTGCGTGATAGTGCGCCCGTTGAAACGCCACGTTTCTCGTACACCTATATTGGGCCAGTTGTTTATACCTCGCAGCAGAATTTCCAGAAAGTCGGTTTTAGCGATATTGATAAAAATAAAGCCAGCTACGTTAGGCAAGCCGATAATGGCTGGGTCGCCATGGTGCAACATCACTTTGCCTCGGCATGGCTGTTGCCGCAGGGCGTGATGCGAGATATCTATATACAGAAAGTGGATTCATCACTGTATCGAGTCGGAACTAAGCAAGCTGTACAAACTCTGATGCCAGGGCAAGCGGTCCAAGTGCCGGCGCGCCTTTTTGCGGGCCCGGAAGAAGAGCGCATGCTTGAAAATATTGCGCCAGGCCTTGAGTTGGTGAAGGATTATGGCTGGGTGACGATTATTGCCAAGCCATTGTTCTGGCTGCTTGAAAAAATTCACAATCTACTCGGTAATTGGGGCTGGTCAATTGTTGCTTTGACCTTACTCATTAAGGCGGTCTTTTTCCCATTGTCGGCCGCTAGCTACCGCTCAATGGCGCGCATGAAAGAAATTTCTCCGCGCATGCAGGCATTGCGAGAGCGCTTCAAAAGCGAGCCGCAAAAAATGAATGCAGCATTAATGGAGCTTTATAAAACAGAGAAAGTCAATCCATTGGGAGGGTGCTTGCCGGTCGTCATCCAAATCCCCGTTTTTATTTCGCTGTATTGGGTGTTATTGTCGTCGGTAGAAATGCGAGGCGCTCCTTGGATTGGCTGGATTCATGATTTATCGCAGCAAGATCCTTATTTTATCTTGCCAATTTTGATGGCGCTTTCGATGTTTGTGCAGACGCGCTTAAATCCAACGCCACCGGATCCGCTCCAGGCCAAAATGATGATGTTTATGCCGCTCGCATTTTCGGTAATGTTCTTCTTCTTTCCGGCTGGCTTAGTGCTTTATTATGTAGTGAATAATGTGCTGTCTATTTTGCAGCAATGGTATATTACAAAACGGGTTGCGCGGTAA
- the rpmH gene encoding 50S ribosomal protein L34 has protein sequence MKRTYQPSVTRRKRTHGFRVRMKTVGGRNVLNARRAKGRKRLAV, from the coding sequence ATGAAACGTACTTATCAACCTTCTGTCACACGCCGTAAACGGACTCACGGTTTTCGTGTTCGCATGAAAACTGTAGGGGGACGTAACGTTCTTAACGCACGCCGGGCGAAAGGCCGTAAGCGTCTAGCCGTTTAA